A window of the Pirellulales bacterium genome harbors these coding sequences:
- a CDS encoding alanine racemase → MKAKYVPPTIARNLSGLMSKHGHVAAAGLEQPFDQIDGVGIEDLVRAHGSPLYVFSEESLRKKYRDAYRAFSVRYPKVQFAWSYKTNYLSAICGVFHSEGSIAEVVSDFEYEKARKHGIPGSQIIFNGPYKSYEILRRAASEGAKIQIDNAQEIVLLERVARELGRKIPVAIRVTMETGNQPAWKKFGFSYENGDALRTLERLAASNGLRLVGLHAHIGTFILDPQQYKTAAMALLNLARQLREQFSLPLEYLNLGGGFASASTLHYQYLPGSEVTPSFTQYAEAICDTLNENLPADRSKPTLYLETGRALVDEAGYLITTVLDSRRTGEGRQSAILDAGVNLLYTSAWYKYNIRPARQRDEAKFPTTLYGPLCMNIDVVRDEVSLPAVQPGDRLVLHPVGAYNITQSMQFITYRPAVVMVASGGQVDLIRQRENLEHVEALELLPPRLNGRPANIHGHAPINGRP, encoded by the coding sequence ATGAAAGCCAAATACGTCCCGCCCACGATCGCCCGCAATCTCTCGGGCCTGATGAGCAAGCATGGACACGTCGCGGCCGCGGGCCTCGAGCAGCCGTTCGACCAGATCGACGGCGTCGGCATCGAGGATCTGGTGCGCGCGCATGGCTCGCCGCTCTACGTGTTCTCGGAAGAGTCGCTGCGGAAGAAATATCGCGATGCGTATCGCGCCTTCAGCGTTCGCTATCCGAAGGTGCAATTCGCGTGGTCATATAAAACGAACTATTTAAGTGCGATCTGTGGCGTGTTTCATAGCGAGGGCTCGATTGCGGAGGTCGTGTCGGATTTCGAATATGAGAAGGCCCGCAAGCATGGCATTCCCGGCAGCCAAATCATATTCAACGGGCCCTACAAGAGCTACGAAATCCTTCGCCGCGCCGCCAGCGAAGGTGCGAAGATTCAAATCGACAATGCCCAGGAAATCGTGCTCCTGGAACGCGTTGCCCGAGAGTTGGGGCGAAAGATTCCCGTGGCAATCCGCGTCACCATGGAAACCGGCAATCAACCGGCATGGAAAAAATTCGGCTTTTCGTATGAAAACGGCGATGCCCTGCGGACGCTCGAGCGATTGGCCGCCAGCAACGGTTTGCGATTGGTCGGCCTGCATGCCCACATCGGCACCTTCATTCTCGATCCGCAGCAATACAAAACGGCCGCCATGGCCCTGTTGAATCTGGCCCGGCAGCTTCGCGAGCAGTTTTCGCTGCCGCTGGAATATCTCAACCTGGGCGGTGGGTTCGCCTCGGCAAGCACGTTGCACTATCAATATCTGCCCGGCAGCGAAGTCACTCCTTCGTTTACGCAATATGCCGAAGCCATCTGCGACACGTTGAACGAAAATCTTCCGGCCGATCGCTCGAAGCCGACTTTGTATCTCGAAACCGGCCGGGCGCTGGTGGATGAAGCCGGCTATCTGATTACGACCGTGCTCGATTCCCGCCGCACCGGCGAAGGCCGACAATCGGCAATCCTGGATGCGGGCGTGAACCTGCTCTACACCTCGGCCTGGTACAAATACAACATCCGCCCGGCGCGGCAGCGCGACGAGGCAAAATTTCCGACCACGCTCTACGGCCCGCTGTGCATGAATATCGACGTGGTGCGCGACGAAGTGTCGCTGCCCGCCGTGCAACCGGGCGATCGGTTGGTGCTGCATCCGGTCGGTGCCTACAACATCACGCAATCGATGCAGTTCATCACATATCGCCCCGCGGTGGTGATGGTCGCCTCGGGGGGACAGGTCGACCTGATCCGACAACGCGAAAACCTGGAGCACGTCGAAGCGCTCGAATTGCTCCCCCCAAGGCTAAACGGGCGACCCGCAAATATACATGGTCACGCACCGATAAATGGCCGGCCGTAG